The Mycobacterium avium subsp. avium genomic sequence TCGCCGAGCTTGGCGTGCAGCGCGGTGGTGGTCCAGCGCACCTCCCAGCGGCCCTCGTCGCGCGCCATCTTCAGCTGGCCGTCGTAGGTCCAGGTGCGGTTCTTGGGCAGGTGCCAGGTGAAGCGATAGCCGACCGTGCCGGTGTCCTCGGCGTACTTGGCGTTGAGGATCTGCGCGTCCAGATGGCTGGCCTGCAGACCCGACCAGGCCGCGTTGAGGGCTTCGCGGGCGTCGTTGGGGTTGTCGCTAAGCTGGGCGGCCGTCGCGGTGTCGCCGACGGCCAGGGCGCGGAAGAACTTCTCCGCGGCCGGTCCGGGCCCGTCGGGCCGCGGTGTGCATCCGGACAGGGCGATCACCGCGACCAGCAGCAAGCCCGAGGCGGATGTGGCCACTGTTCTTGTAGTTACCATCGGTGCTGATGTTAAGAACTGCGGCCTGAACAGCGGCGTCGACACACCGAGACCGGATCGTGATGTGCCGATTGCGGACTATCTCGTCCGCCGAGCGTCACGCCAGCGTGGCGCTGATCGCCGAGCGTCACGCCAGCGTGACTTCGGCCCGGGGTCCATCAGTCGAGCAGGACCGTGGCGAAGGTGCCGATCTCGGCGAAGCCGACGCGGGCGTAGGCGGCGCGCGCGACGGTGTTGAAGTCGTTGACGTAGAGGCTGGCGGTGCGCCCGCTGCCGACGATCACCGCGGCCACCGTCGCGGTGCCGGCGGTGCCCAGGCCCAGGCCGCGCCACTCCGGGTGCACCCACACCCCCTGGATCTGGCCCACCCCCGGCGACTGCGAGCCGACCTCGGCCTTGAACACCACCTGGCCGTGCTCGAACCGCGCCCAGGCACGCCCGGCGGTGATCAGGCTGGCCACCCGCCGACGGTAGCCGCGACCGCCGTCGCCGATGCGCGGATCCACGCCGACCTCGCCGATGAACATGTCGACGGCGGCCACCAGGTAGGCGTCCAGCTCCTCGGGCCGGACCTGGCGCACCGCGGTGTCGATGTCGCAGCTGGGATAGCTGGACAGCGCCAGCAGCGGCTGGCGGTCCCGCACGTCACGGGCCGGGCCCCAGGCCGCTTCCAGCCGCTCCCACATCGGCATCACCAGATCGGCGCGGCCCACCAGCGACGAGCAGCGCCGCGCCCCGCGCATGGCCTCGTCGGCGAACGCGGTCAAATCACCCGGCGCGCCGCGCAGCGTGATCAGGTTGGCGCCGGCGAAGCACAGCGACTCGTCGGCGCCGCGCAGC encodes the following:
- a CDS encoding GNAT family N-acetyltransferase; protein product: MSAPPLFRLVGERRVSVVRDAAAVWRVLDDDPVASCMVAARVADHGIDPNAIGGELWTLRGADESLCFAGANLITLRGAPGDLTAFADEAMRGARRCSSLVGRADLVMPMWERLEAAWGPARDVRDRQPLLALSSYPSCDIDTAVRQVRPEELDAYLVAAVDMFIGEVGVDPRIGDGGRGYRRRVASLITAGRAWARFEHGQVVFKAEVGSQSPGVGQIQGVWVHPEWRGLGLGTAGTATVAAVIVGSGRTASLYVNDFNTVARAAYARVGFAEIGTFATVLLD